From Oncorhynchus tshawytscha isolate Ot180627B linkage group LG11, Otsh_v2.0, whole genome shotgun sequence, the proteins below share one genomic window:
- the LOC112261864 gene encoding uncharacterized protein KIAA1522 homolog isoform X3, translating to MSGRESVGDLIPQDVAEVFAHERQTKGGRRKKRGGSLGRAFSWFKGKKKKEVNANGQIQDFHSVGPKTGKISPQGHSHAVPKQEDEGTHVPSHVQENVFIEGSRPKYLEDLHTEAQEGLKLQQQEETNNGVDYQDDQSIASTVTRQPDETESDSYRERRGSLSDSTILDTMSQVSTRSAVSTRSSRSGLTRQASTFRPLKSEKKPEKTKARRRHRRTTVMGIPQHIQRELGLDRASWAARRVIDEDGLHNGESLDIHTIDGPHLADSQEGVRIYLQSVEGLQPVSEDQVQKFPSRAGHTDDLALLQRMGPQLCGLKRPNSLAVPWMTTVSGLPHHPPSPVMSMSPQATYMSKIIPNAVLPPSIDVVEISHNRSRSSVRTVSKSRLLLASPASSRASSRASAMSSASRYNPPHFSDSSGWSHSESSETLVSDSSTVSSNSTTRQGGDGEGSSREMALDRESIHSSVSKASRTSTIKGKGKARGDDGKQEGPFIRSLSVMKSKRAPAPPSRSYSLHKDKMKRRSRDLTDIRVAAPAQSSPVRGGEAKAVSAGETGSSAMPSSNKSSPGYTADTSSLDESSGSVTTNSFNTRQQAAREEERNEQPGSTGFSPQKQTPQENILKKTVSPSSCYPSPGGMPTLPSKQTHNSSPGNKSGILAKLASIFPKAPSPSPVIQPQASDSSKTPRPSPPVDTVTSSPSVMALRELFNIPPPPKVCAPSPPPPEVWAHNKRTFELLLGPPAPNNTDTVVRKNPKDRRQQRQSSSTSREASESAPEQEAGGVLERVTEHLSKEQTNNPAALTSVSGNGQESPKFQEKDGLSPVVIEVGDKGPTQIEPSEGMKRNSEVAQKVEQERVQGSQLVVEPEKVKVSQMIGKLEKVQASRLVNEKSVNASVAPGRGLGKVNTEIQTPATEKRTESQLKMDTLSMLSPALARVLSSPSPPPAHYPPLPPSKQTPPVPILGVPSDSSPAPELPLVYPTGESFWPPPPPPMDLATLGDELDLPFPPPPSGCEEGVIMTEPVPPVSEGTVGAPNPARPAPQEVSSVPQGIPQPSPGITECQNQEKMSLSKSSPTPPEEAPTPVVTPSLLQMVKLRSVNNGDQGLKKDQSQGQNHTEVTLRAKQPSNGEAPQKPIRRSLIMTAPPPTVTSPPTTVVSQLPTATVPEAALTSATVPEAALTSATVPEAALTSATVPEAALTSATVPEAALTSATVPEAALTSATVPEAALNSAPTTTTAKFQPSIVNLPSKSSTVTSPTSKSPSASATMRMQEAIRLRTEARSKEGPPSHLSLHSPTSPTGLKFPSSTASFIFAKSTKKVVIETLSTPEAQANLTKKLVAELSSMSNPSKSIETQKEVAVKVPPPVARKPRLKVTDAEPSVETEHVQTAGQEAQPADNTEGAPEAPNGTAVSVEVSPSSSST from the exons AAACAAATAATGGGGTGGATTACCAGGATGACCAAAGCATCGCT TCAACAGTGACCCGGCAGCCTGACGAGACTGAGAGTGAcagttacagagagaggagaggctctTTGTCAGACAGCACTATACTAGACACCATGTCCCAGGTCTCAACGCGCTCCGCTGTCTCCACACGGTCCTCACGGTCAGGACTGACCCGCCAAG CATCAACCTTCAGGCCCCTGAAGTCAGAGAAGAAGCCAGAGAAGACCAAGGCcaggaggagacacaggagaaCCACAGTTATGGGGATACCACAACACATCCAGAGGGAACTGG GGCTGGATAGAGCATCATGGGCAGCTCGTCGGGTTATAGACGAGGACGGGCTCCATAACGGTGAGAGCCTGGACATCCACACCATTGATGGGCCTCACCTAGCTGATTCCCAGGAGGGTGTGAGGATATATCTCCAGTCTGTAGAAGGCCTGCAGCCCGTTAGTGAGGACCAGGTTCAGAAGTTCCCCTCCCGGGCCGGTCACACAGATGACCTGGCTCTCCTCCAGCGCATGGGCCCCCAGCTGTGCGGCCTGAAGAGGCCCAATTCCCTGGCCGTCCCCTGGATGACCACGGTGTCCGGCCTGCCGCACCATCCCCCCAGCCCCGTCATGTCCATGTCCCCCCAGGCCACCTATATGTCTAAGATCATCCCCAATGCCGTGCTGCCACCCTCCATCGACGTGGTGGAGATTAGCCATAACCGCAGCCGGAGCAGTGTCCGTACCGTCAGTAAGAGCAGACTGCTGCTGGCCAGCCCTGCCTCCTCCAGAGCCTCCTCCCGCGCCTCCGCCATGTCCTCTGCCTCACGATACAACCCACCACACTTCTCTGACAGCTCTGGATGGAGCCACTCTGAGTCCTCTGAGACCCTGgtgtctgactcctccactgtCTCCTCCAACAGCACCACCAGACAGGGGGGGGATGGGGAGGGCTCATCCAGGGAGATGGCCTTGGACAGAGAGAGTATCCACTCCTCTGTCAGTAAGGCCTCCAGGACCTCAACCATCAAAGGCAAGGGGAAAGCCAGAGGGGATGATGGCAAACAGGAGGGGCCCTTCATCCGAAGCCTATCTGTGATGAAGTCCAAGAGGGCACCGGCCCCACCCAGCCGCTCCTACTCCTTACACAAGGACAAGATGAAGCGGCGCTCACGAGACCTGACTGACATCAGGGTGGCTGCCCCTGCCCAAAGCAGCCCAGTCCGTGGTGGGGAGGCTAAGGCTGTCAGTGCTGGGGAGACCGGCTCTTCTGCCATGCCCTCCAGCAACAAAAGTAGCCCTGGATACACAGCAGACACCAGCTCTCTGGATGAGTCCTCGGGCTCTGTGACCACCAACTCCTTTAACACCCGACAGCAAGCAgccagggaagaggagaggaatgagcaGCCAGGCTCCACAGGCTTCTCTCCCCAGAAACAGACCCCCCAGGAAAACATCCTGAAGAAGACTGTTTCCCCCTCCAGCTGCTATCCCAGCCCGGGTGGCATGCCCACCCTCCCCTCCAAACAGACCCATAACTCATCCCCAGGAAACAAGAGTGGCATCCTGGCTAAACTAGCAAGTATTTTCCCCAAGGCACCATCCCCATCACCTGTTATTCAGCCACAGGCCTCTGACAGCAGCAAGACGCCTCGTCCATCCCCTCCAGTCGACACTGTAACTTCCTCACCTTCAGTCATGGCACTCAGAGAGCTGTTCAACATCCCTCCCCCACCCAAAGTGtgtgccccctctcctcctccaccggAGGTATGGGCACACAACAAGCGCACTTTTGAGCTGCTGCTAGGTCCCCCGGCACCCAACAACACGGATACGGTGGTGCGAAAGAACCCAAAGGATCGACGACAGCAGAGGCAGTCTTCTTCCACATCAAGAGAGGCTTCTGAGTCTGCACCAGAGCAGGAGGCAGGAGGTGTGCTAGAGAGGGTCACTGAGCATCTGTCTAAAGAGCAGACCAATAATCCAGCAGCACTAACATCTGTGTCAGGAAACGGTCAGGAGAGTCCAAAGTTCCAGGAAAAAGATGGGTTGAGTCCAGTGGTTATAGAAGTGGGAGATAAAGGACCGACTCAAATAGAGCCTTCTGAAGGTATGAAAAGGAATAGTGAAGTGGCACAGAAAGTTGAACAAGAGAGGGTACAAGGAAGTCAGTTGGTGGTTGAACCAGAGAAGGTCAAGGTAAGTCAGATGATAGGTAAACTAGAGAAGGTCCAGGCAAGTCGGTTGGTAAATGAAAAGTCAGTGAACGCCTCAGTAGCTCCAGGAAGGGGTCTAGGAAAagtaaatacagaaatacagactcCTGCTACAGAGAAAAGGACTGAATCTCAACTTAAAATGGACACGTTGTCTATGCTTAGCCCTGCTCTAGCACGCGTCTTgtcatctccttctcctcccccagcacactatcctccccttcctccttccaAACAGACCCCGCCAGTGCCCATACTTGGGGTCCCCTCAGATTCTTCACCCGCTCCAGAGCTCCCACTAGTCTACCCCACTGGGGAATCCTTCTggcctcctcccccacctcccatgGACTTGGCCACCCTTGGCGATGAGCTTGACCTCCCCTTTCCCCCACCACCCAGTGGTTGTGAGGAGGGAGTTATTATGACAGAACCTGTGCCCCCTGTTTCAGAGGGGACAGTGGGTGCTCCAAACCCTGCCCGACCTGCACCTCAGGAAGTTTCATCTGTACCCCAGGGAATACCGCAGCCCAGTCCAGGGATCACAGAGTGCCAGAACCAAGAGAAGATGTCCCTCAGCAAGAGCTCTCCCACTCCCCCAGAGGAGGCCCCCACTCCTGTGGTCACCCCCTCCCTTCTGCAGATGGTCAAGCTGAGGTCTGTCAATAATGGTGACCAGGGTCTGAAAAAGGACCAGAGTCAGGGACAGAACCATACAGAGGTCACTTTGAGGGCCAAACAACCCAGTAATGGGGAGGCTCCACAGAAGCCTATTCGAAGATCTCTGATCATGACAGCtccccctcccactgtcacaTCCCCACCTACTACTGTTGTCTCACAACTTCCCACAGCCACTGTCCCAGAGGCAGCCCTAACCTCAGCCACTGTCCCGGAGGCAGCCCTAACCTCAGCCACTGTCCCAGAGGCAGCCCTAACCTCAGCCACTGTCCCAGAGGCAGCCCTAACCTCAGCCACTGTCCCGGAGGCAGCCCTAACCTCAGCCACTGTCCCAGAGGCAGCCCTAACCTCAGCCACTGTCCCAGAG GCAGCCCTAAACTCAGccccaaccacaaccacagccaAGTTCCAGCCCAGCATAGTTAATTTACCATCAAAGTCCTCTACTGTCACCTCTCCTACAAGTAAGTCTCCTTCTGCCTCAGCCACCATGAGAATGCAGGAGGCCATTCGCTTGAGGACAGAGGCCAGAAGTAAAGAGGGGCCTCCCTCTCATCTCAGCCTGCACTCTCCAACTTCCCCAACAGGTCTCAAGTTCCCCTCATCTACCGCCAGTTTCATCTTCGCCAAGAGCACAAAGAAGGTTGTCATAGAAACCCTCTCAACCCCTGAGGCCCAGGCCAATCTCACAAAGAAGCTGGTGGCAGAGCTTTCATCTATGTCCAATCCATCCAAGTCCATAGAAACACAGAAGGAGGTGGCAGTCAAGGTTCCGCCACCTGTGGCAAGGAAACCCAGGCTTAAGGTCACAGATGCAGAGCCCAGTGTGGAGACTGAGCATGTGCAAACTGCGGGACAGGAAGCACAGCCAGCAGACAACACTGAGG GTGCTCCAGAGGCTCCAAACGGGACAGCAGTTAGTGTTGAAgtgtcaccatcatcatcatccacatGA
- the LOC112261864 gene encoding uncharacterized protein KIAA1522 homolog isoform X1, with product MSGRESVGDLIPQDVAEVFAHERQTKGGRRKKRGGSLGRAFSWFKGKKKKEVNANGQIQDFHSVGPKTGKISPQGHSHAVPKQEDEGTHVPSHVQENVFIEGSRPKYLEDLHTEAQEGLKLQQQEETNNGVDYQDDQSIASTVTRQPDETESDSYRERRGSLSDSTILDTMSQVSTRSAVSTRSSRSGLTRQASTFRPLKSEKKPEKTKARRRHRRTTVMGIPQHIQRELGLDRASWAARRVIDEDGLHNGESLDIHTIDGPHLADSQEGVRIYLQSVEGLQPVSEDQVQKFPSRAGHTDDLALLQRMGPQLCGLKRPNSLAVPWMTTVSGLPHHPPSPVMSMSPQATYMSKIIPNAVLPPSIDVVEISHNRSRSSVRTVSKSRLLLASPASSRASSRASAMSSASRYNPPHFSDSSGWSHSESSETLVSDSSTVSSNSTTRQGGDGEGSSREMALDRESIHSSVSKASRTSTIKGKGKARGDDGKQEGPFIRSLSVMKSKRAPAPPSRSYSLHKDKMKRRSRDLTDIRVAAPAQSSPVRGGEAKAVSAGETGSSAMPSSNKSSPGYTADTSSLDESSGSVTTNSFNTRQQAAREEERNEQPGSTGFSPQKQTPQENILKKTVSPSSCYPSPGGMPTLPSKQTHNSSPGNKSGILAKLASIFPKAPSPSPVIQPQASDSSKTPRPSPPVDTVTSSPSVMALRELFNIPPPPKVCAPSPPPPEVWAHNKRTFELLLGPPAPNNTDTVVRKNPKDRRQQRQSSSTSREASESAPEQEAGGVLERVTEHLSKEQTNNPAALTSVSGNGQESPKFQEKDGLSPVVIEVGDKGPTQIEPSEGMKRNSEVAQKVEQERVQGSQLVVEPEKVKVSQMIGKLEKVQASRLVNEKSVNASVAPGRGLGKVNTEIQTPATEKRTESQLKMDTLSMLSPALARVLSSPSPPPAHYPPLPPSKQTPPVPILGVPSDSSPAPELPLVYPTGESFWPPPPPPMDLATLGDELDLPFPPPPSGCEEGVIMTEPVPPVSEGTVGAPNPARPAPQEVSSVPQGIPQPSPGITECQNQEKMSLSKSSPTPPEEAPTPVVTPSLLQMVKLRSVNNGDQGLKKDQSQGQNHTEVTLRAKQPSNGEAPQKPIRRSLIMTAPPPTVTSPPTTVVSQLPTATVPEAALTSATVPEAALTSATVPEAALTSATVPEAALTSATVPEAALTSATVPEAALTSATVPEAALTSATVPEAALNSAPTTTTAKFQPSIVNLPSKSSTVTSPTSKSPSASATMRMQEAIRLRTEARSKEGPPSHLSLHSPTSPTGLKFPSSTASFIFAKSTKKVVIETLSTPEAQANLTKKLVAELSSMSNPSKSIETQKEVAVKVPPPVARKPRLKVTDAEPSVETEHVQTAGQEAQPADNTEGAPEAPNGTAVSVEVSPSSSST from the exons AAACAAATAATGGGGTGGATTACCAGGATGACCAAAGCATCGCT TCAACAGTGACCCGGCAGCCTGACGAGACTGAGAGTGAcagttacagagagaggagaggctctTTGTCAGACAGCACTATACTAGACACCATGTCCCAGGTCTCAACGCGCTCCGCTGTCTCCACACGGTCCTCACGGTCAGGACTGACCCGCCAAG CATCAACCTTCAGGCCCCTGAAGTCAGAGAAGAAGCCAGAGAAGACCAAGGCcaggaggagacacaggagaaCCACAGTTATGGGGATACCACAACACATCCAGAGGGAACTGG GGCTGGATAGAGCATCATGGGCAGCTCGTCGGGTTATAGACGAGGACGGGCTCCATAACGGTGAGAGCCTGGACATCCACACCATTGATGGGCCTCACCTAGCTGATTCCCAGGAGGGTGTGAGGATATATCTCCAGTCTGTAGAAGGCCTGCAGCCCGTTAGTGAGGACCAGGTTCAGAAGTTCCCCTCCCGGGCCGGTCACACAGATGACCTGGCTCTCCTCCAGCGCATGGGCCCCCAGCTGTGCGGCCTGAAGAGGCCCAATTCCCTGGCCGTCCCCTGGATGACCACGGTGTCCGGCCTGCCGCACCATCCCCCCAGCCCCGTCATGTCCATGTCCCCCCAGGCCACCTATATGTCTAAGATCATCCCCAATGCCGTGCTGCCACCCTCCATCGACGTGGTGGAGATTAGCCATAACCGCAGCCGGAGCAGTGTCCGTACCGTCAGTAAGAGCAGACTGCTGCTGGCCAGCCCTGCCTCCTCCAGAGCCTCCTCCCGCGCCTCCGCCATGTCCTCTGCCTCACGATACAACCCACCACACTTCTCTGACAGCTCTGGATGGAGCCACTCTGAGTCCTCTGAGACCCTGgtgtctgactcctccactgtCTCCTCCAACAGCACCACCAGACAGGGGGGGGATGGGGAGGGCTCATCCAGGGAGATGGCCTTGGACAGAGAGAGTATCCACTCCTCTGTCAGTAAGGCCTCCAGGACCTCAACCATCAAAGGCAAGGGGAAAGCCAGAGGGGATGATGGCAAACAGGAGGGGCCCTTCATCCGAAGCCTATCTGTGATGAAGTCCAAGAGGGCACCGGCCCCACCCAGCCGCTCCTACTCCTTACACAAGGACAAGATGAAGCGGCGCTCACGAGACCTGACTGACATCAGGGTGGCTGCCCCTGCCCAAAGCAGCCCAGTCCGTGGTGGGGAGGCTAAGGCTGTCAGTGCTGGGGAGACCGGCTCTTCTGCCATGCCCTCCAGCAACAAAAGTAGCCCTGGATACACAGCAGACACCAGCTCTCTGGATGAGTCCTCGGGCTCTGTGACCACCAACTCCTTTAACACCCGACAGCAAGCAgccagggaagaggagaggaatgagcaGCCAGGCTCCACAGGCTTCTCTCCCCAGAAACAGACCCCCCAGGAAAACATCCTGAAGAAGACTGTTTCCCCCTCCAGCTGCTATCCCAGCCCGGGTGGCATGCCCACCCTCCCCTCCAAACAGACCCATAACTCATCCCCAGGAAACAAGAGTGGCATCCTGGCTAAACTAGCAAGTATTTTCCCCAAGGCACCATCCCCATCACCTGTTATTCAGCCACAGGCCTCTGACAGCAGCAAGACGCCTCGTCCATCCCCTCCAGTCGACACTGTAACTTCCTCACCTTCAGTCATGGCACTCAGAGAGCTGTTCAACATCCCTCCCCCACCCAAAGTGtgtgccccctctcctcctccaccggAGGTATGGGCACACAACAAGCGCACTTTTGAGCTGCTGCTAGGTCCCCCGGCACCCAACAACACGGATACGGTGGTGCGAAAGAACCCAAAGGATCGACGACAGCAGAGGCAGTCTTCTTCCACATCAAGAGAGGCTTCTGAGTCTGCACCAGAGCAGGAGGCAGGAGGTGTGCTAGAGAGGGTCACTGAGCATCTGTCTAAAGAGCAGACCAATAATCCAGCAGCACTAACATCTGTGTCAGGAAACGGTCAGGAGAGTCCAAAGTTCCAGGAAAAAGATGGGTTGAGTCCAGTGGTTATAGAAGTGGGAGATAAAGGACCGACTCAAATAGAGCCTTCTGAAGGTATGAAAAGGAATAGTGAAGTGGCACAGAAAGTTGAACAAGAGAGGGTACAAGGAAGTCAGTTGGTGGTTGAACCAGAGAAGGTCAAGGTAAGTCAGATGATAGGTAAACTAGAGAAGGTCCAGGCAAGTCGGTTGGTAAATGAAAAGTCAGTGAACGCCTCAGTAGCTCCAGGAAGGGGTCTAGGAAAagtaaatacagaaatacagactcCTGCTACAGAGAAAAGGACTGAATCTCAACTTAAAATGGACACGTTGTCTATGCTTAGCCCTGCTCTAGCACGCGTCTTgtcatctccttctcctcccccagcacactatcctccccttcctccttccaAACAGACCCCGCCAGTGCCCATACTTGGGGTCCCCTCAGATTCTTCACCCGCTCCAGAGCTCCCACTAGTCTACCCCACTGGGGAATCCTTCTggcctcctcccccacctcccatgGACTTGGCCACCCTTGGCGATGAGCTTGACCTCCCCTTTCCCCCACCACCCAGTGGTTGTGAGGAGGGAGTTATTATGACAGAACCTGTGCCCCCTGTTTCAGAGGGGACAGTGGGTGCTCCAAACCCTGCCCGACCTGCACCTCAGGAAGTTTCATCTGTACCCCAGGGAATACCGCAGCCCAGTCCAGGGATCACAGAGTGCCAGAACCAAGAGAAGATGTCCCTCAGCAAGAGCTCTCCCACTCCCCCAGAGGAGGCCCCCACTCCTGTGGTCACCCCCTCCCTTCTGCAGATGGTCAAGCTGAGGTCTGTCAATAATGGTGACCAGGGTCTGAAAAAGGACCAGAGTCAGGGACAGAACCATACAGAGGTCACTTTGAGGGCCAAACAACCCAGTAATGGGGAGGCTCCACAGAAGCCTATTCGAAGATCTCTGATCATGACAGCtccccctcccactgtcacaTCCCCACCTACTACTGTTGTCTCACAACTTCCCACAGCCACTGTCCCAGAGGCAGCCCTAACCTCAGCCACTGTCCCGGAGGCAGCCCTAACCTCAGCCACTGTCCCAGAGGCAGCCCTAACCTCAGCCACTGTCCCAGAGGCAGCCCTAACCTCAGCCACTGTCCCGGAGGCAGCCCTAACCTCAGCCACTGTCCCAGAGGCAGCCCTAACCTCAGCCACTGTCCCAGAGGCAGCCCTAACCTCAGCCACTGTCCCAGAGGCAGCCCTAAACTCAGccccaaccacaaccacagccaAGTTCCAGCCCAGCATAGTTAATTTACCATCAAAGTCCTCTACTGTCACCTCTCCTACAAGTAAGTCTCCTTCTGCCTCAGCCACCATGAGAATGCAGGAGGCCATTCGCTTGAGGACAGAGGCCAGAAGTAAAGAGGGGCCTCCCTCTCATCTCAGCCTGCACTCTCCAACTTCCCCAACAGGTCTCAAGTTCCCCTCATCTACCGCCAGTTTCATCTTCGCCAAGAGCACAAAGAAGGTTGTCATAGAAACCCTCTCAACCCCTGAGGCCCAGGCCAATCTCACAAAGAAGCTGGTGGCAGAGCTTTCATCTATGTCCAATCCATCCAAGTCCATAGAAACACAGAAGGAGGTGGCAGTCAAGGTTCCGCCACCTGTGGCAAGGAAACCCAGGCTTAAGGTCACAGATGCAGAGCCCAGTGTGGAGACTGAGCATGTGCAAACTGCGGGACAGGAAGCACAGCCAGCAGACAACACTGAGG GTGCTCCAGAGGCTCCAAACGGGACAGCAGTTAGTGTTGAAgtgtcaccatcatcatcatccacatGA